The Gammaproteobacteria bacterium DNA segment CTATCGGGTTGAACGCGATCGCCGCGCTTTTGTCACGCGGCTGGTGACGCGCGCCAATAAAGTCAATTTGAAATGGGAAGAAGCGCTGCCAGCGATAGAAGACAGTCTTGCCGAGGCATTGGCCGGAATTTTCTAGTCAACGAATGGTCCCCATTGGCGAATCGGTTCGTGATGCGGTAAGCCAGCACACCACATAAGATGTGTGTCGGCTGCCGCCCGAATCGTGATGCTTAGTGTGTTCTCGATCAGGCCTGCGTCGCCTGCATTCAGTGTTTGTCCATTGAGGTCAGCAACCCCACGAATGACGTAGCAGATGGCGCGCCAATCCTCATTTAAGCGCAAGGAGAGCTCATCGGACTGGGTGAAACGAATGTCGCGATAGTCCATTGGTGTGTGGACATGTATGCCGGCATCATGGCCCACGATATGACGAATTTCGATATTCCCATCTTGAGTGATCGGGATGTTTGGCACTTGTTGGTAATCCGGTGTGATGGTTTTAAGGCGTTTTGGTAAGTTCACCCAAAGTTGTATGCCTTCGGTGCGGCCTAATGGCATTTCTGAATGGACGATACCCTGACCCGCGGTGAACCGTTGAGCGCCGCCTGCGGAGACTGTGCCACAATTGCCGAGGTTGTCTTGGTGCTGCATGGTGCCTTTCAGCAGCCATGTGATTCCCTCGAAGCCACGATGCGGATGCGGCGGAAAGCCGCCACTTTCGATGTCAAAGTGATCCCATAACACAAAAGGGTCGAAATGGCGAAGCGCCACGGTGGGCATGAGTCGCCTGACCATGACGCCGTCGCCTTCTGGCACCCATTGGCTGGATATTTTCAGGATGCCCATGGTGTGCTTAGTCGGTCAGTGCCCTGTGGCTGCCATCGCAAAAGGGCGACTGTTGTGTCTGTTTGCATTGGCATAATGCCACGCGCTTTTTTTCTTCGACGGTAAAGGCCACAGGCGTAAACTCGGTGCCCTTATGTGAGCCGTCACAAAACGGCTGGTTTTGTGAACGTCCACAGGCACACCAGTAATAGGTGCCGGGCTCGAGTTCAAGCACGGCAGGTTGCCGCGCGGCAATTTTGGCAGTCATTGTGTGTCCCTCCCATATGATGGTTTAGTCTTTGAGCAAGCCTTCTTCGCGCAGCGCTTGTTGCACGAACGGCAATTGACCAACACGGGCCATGTAGTTTTGCAGCTGCGGCCAGGCCGAAAGGTCGAAATCCACAAATTGCCCCCAGTTGAGCACGGTAAACAGGTAGCCGTCGGCCACGGTAAAGTGATCGCCCAAAAGGAAATCGCCATGCGGCGTGTTGACCAGCCAATCGAGCCGCTGTTTTAAGCGGTCGCGAAAAAAGTCGCCTGCTTTTTCCGCCAGCACGGGGTTGAACAACGCCCCCATCATTTTGTGCAGTTCGGTCGAAATGAAGTTCAACCAACGCTGCAGTTCATATCGTTGATAATCGCCCGCTGGTGGTGCGAGCCGTTTGTCCGGTACTTGATCAGCGATGTACTGCACAATGGCGGGCCCTTCAGTGAGGCGGCGGCCATCGGAAAATTCTAGCACCGGGACATAGCCCAGCGGGTTGATGGCAGTGAAGTCACCGCCATCAGCCATGGTTTTTTGCCGAATATCGACTTTGACCAGCTCATAAGGCAATTCGGCAGCGCACAGAGCGATATGTGGCGACAAAGAGCATGCGCCTGGTGCGTAGTAGAGTTTATAGCTCATTTTCTTACTCCTTCGATTGAAATCCACACTTCGACATTTTCGGCCACCGGTCCAAGAATGTGGGCTTCTTTCATTTTGTAGTCTGAAAGTTTAAGTGTAGTGGTCGCTTCAAAACCGCGACGAAAGCCACCCCAAGGATCCTTGCCTGCGCCAATTTGTTTGACGCGCAGTTCGATTGGCTTTGACACGCCACGCAGAGTGAAGATGCCCTTGAGTGTCGCGGTCCCATCGCCATTGTCGATCCATTCGGTGCTTTTGAA contains these protein-coding regions:
- a CDS encoding CDGSH iron-sulfur domain-containing protein, whose product is MTAKIAARQPAVLELEPGTYYWCACGRSQNQPFCDGSHKGTEFTPVAFTVEEKKRVALCQCKQTQQSPFCDGSHRALTD
- the gstA gene encoding glutathione transferase GstA; protein product: MSYKLYYAPGACSLSPHIALCAAELPYELVKVDIRQKTMADGGDFTAINPLGYVPVLEFSDGRRLTEGPAIVQYIADQVPDKRLAPPAGDYQRYELQRWLNFISTELHKMMGALFNPVLAEKAGDFFRDRLKQRLDWLVNTPHGDFLLGDHFTVADGYLFTVLNWGQFVDFDLSAWPQLQNYMARVGQLPFVQQALREEGLLKD
- a CDS encoding pirin family protein, yielding MGILKISSQWVPEGDGVMVRRLMPTVALRHFDPFVLWDHFDIESGGFPPHPHRGFEGITWLLKGTMQHQDNLGNCGTVSAGGAQRFTAGQGIVHSEMPLGRTEGIQLWVNLPKRLKTITPDYQQVPNIPITQDGNIEIRHIVGHDAGIHVHTPMDYRDIRFTQSDELSLRLNEDWRAICYVIRGVADLNGQTLNAGDAGLIENTLSITIRAAADTHLMWCAGLPHHEPIRQWGPFVD